Proteins encoded together in one Anaerotignum propionicum DSM 1682 window:
- a CDS encoding GNAT family N-acetyltransferase, whose translation MDLSFRFAKEEDTSLILAFIQELASYEKMLEEVIATEELLHEWIFQQKKAEVLFAIVDGKEIGFALFFHNFSTFLGRAGIYLEDLYVKEECRGKGYGKEILKELAWIAVERKCGRLEWWCLDWNQPSIDFYLSLGAEPMKDWTVYRLEGETLKNLATE comes from the coding sequence ATGGATTTATCGTTTCGATTTGCAAAAGAAGAAGATACATCGCTGATTTTAGCCTTCATACAAGAATTGGCAAGCTATGAAAAAATGCTGGAGGAAGTCATCGCTACAGAAGAACTTCTCCATGAATGGATTTTCCAACAAAAAAAGGCTGAAGTGCTATTTGCCATAGTGGATGGAAAGGAAATCGGCTTTGCCCTTTTCTTTCACAATTTTTCCACCTTTTTAGGAAGAGCGGGAATTTACCTTGAAGATTTATATGTGAAAGAAGAATGCAGAGGTAAAGGCTATGGAAAAGAAATTTTAAAAGAATTGGCTTGGATTGCCGTAGAACGAAAATGCGGCCGATTGGAATGGTGGTGCTTGGATTGGAATCAGCCCAGCATCGATTTCTATTTATCTTTGGGCGCAGAACCCATGAAGGATTGGACGGTATACCGCCTTGAAGGGGAAACCTTAAAAAATTTAGCCACGGAATAA
- the glmS gene encoding glutamine--fructose-6-phosphate transaminase (isomerizing): MCGIVGYIGNAEAVPVLLNGLAKLEYRGYDSAGISVYHDGIYTIKAKGRLANLAEKIDKEDTLSSHMGIGHTRWATHGAPSDRNSHPHNSQSGKISVVHNGIIENYMEIKAFLQEKGYVFVSETDTEVVAQLFDYYYEGNPVETLSKVVRKVRGAYALAIMCIDHPDSLVAVRKDCPLLAGLSSDGNYVASDIPALLEYTRDYYLLDDNEIVFLTKEGVTLYDLDGNEIHKDVFRVTWDIDAAEKGGYDYFMMKEIMEQPEALRKTVFPRMTETRISFEDISLTEEEIKNFNRIHIVACGSAWHAGVVGRYVMEEVSRIPVEVDIASEFRYRNPILNQNDLCIIISQSGETADTLAALREAKKQGVKVLSIVNVVGSSIARESDDVLYTWAGPEIAVATTKGYTTQLSLLYLVSLYFAKVRGTVEEEHLNEYLQELRLLPQKTEEVLKLDTKMAELAKKYAQSEDVFIIGRGLDYAAAMESSLKLKEISYIHSEAYAAGELKHGTISLIEEGTLVIAIATQERLFEKLVSNAKEVKARGAKVIAIAVEGNLAMEEVADEVIYLPKSGDIFTSSYNVLPMQLFAYYTAVERGCDVDKPRNLAKSVTVE, translated from the coding sequence ATGTGTGGAATTGTTGGATATATCGGGAACGCCGAGGCGGTACCCGTTCTTTTGAATGGCCTTGCCAAGTTGGAATACCGTGGTTATGATTCAGCAGGTATATCTGTATATCATGATGGAATATATACGATTAAGGCAAAAGGCAGATTGGCAAATCTGGCAGAAAAAATTGACAAAGAGGATACTTTATCCTCTCATATGGGAATCGGTCATACCAGATGGGCAACCCACGGGGCACCCAGTGACCGCAACAGCCATCCCCATAATAGCCAAAGCGGAAAAATTTCAGTGGTTCATAACGGAATTATTGAAAATTATATGGAAATTAAGGCCTTCTTGCAGGAAAAGGGTTATGTGTTTGTGTCAGAAACGGACACAGAGGTGGTTGCCCAGTTGTTTGATTATTATTATGAGGGAAATCCTGTTGAAACCCTAAGCAAAGTAGTCAGAAAGGTTCGTGGCGCATATGCCTTGGCAATTATGTGCATTGACCATCCTGATAGCTTGGTTGCAGTCAGAAAGGATTGCCCCCTTTTGGCAGGCTTAAGCAGTGATGGAAATTATGTGGCTTCGGATATTCCCGCACTGTTGGAATATACCAGAGACTATTATTTGTTGGATGATAATGAAATTGTTTTTTTGACCAAAGAAGGGGTAACCCTTTACGATTTGGACGGAAATGAGATTCATAAGGATGTATTCCGTGTGACTTGGGACATTGATGCGGCGGAAAAGGGCGGTTACGATTATTTCATGATGAAGGAAATTATGGAACAGCCTGAAGCGTTGAGAAAGACCGTGTTCCCCAGAATGACAGAAACGAGAATCAGCTTTGAAGATATTTCCTTGACAGAAGAGGAAATTAAGAATTTTAATCGTATCCACATCGTTGCCTGCGGCAGTGCGTGGCATGCAGGTGTTGTAGGTAGATATGTTATGGAAGAGGTAAGCAGAATTCCTGTTGAAGTAGATATTGCTTCTGAATTCCGCTATCGTAATCCCATTTTGAATCAGAATGACCTGTGTATTATCATCAGCCAATCCGGAGAAACTGCAGATACTTTGGCAGCTTTAAGGGAAGCGAAAAAACAGGGGGTTAAAGTACTTTCTATTGTGAATGTGGTAGGCAGTTCCATTGCAAGAGAAAGTGATGATGTGCTTTATACTTGGGCAGGACCTGAAATTGCAGTGGCTACCACAAAGGGATACACAACCCAGCTTTCCTTGTTATATCTGGTTTCCTTGTATTTTGCCAAGGTACGGGGGACTGTGGAGGAAGAACATCTGAATGAGTATTTACAAGAATTACGCTTATTGCCTCAAAAGACAGAAGAGGTATTAAAGTTGGATACAAAGATGGCTGAGCTTGCGAAAAAATATGCCCAAAGTGAGGACGTATTTATCATTGGCCGAGGTCTGGATTATGCGGCGGCAATGGAATCCTCTTTGAAACTGAAAGAAATTTCCTATATCCACAGTGAGGCTTATGCGGCAGGTGAGTTGAAACATGGTACCATTTCCTTAATTGAGGAAGGAACGCTGGTGATTGCCATTGCAACCCAAGAAAGGCTGTTTGAAAAACTGGTGAGTAACGCAAAAGAGGTAAAGGCAAGGGGCGCTAAAGTAATTGCCATTGCTGTAGAGGGAAATCTAGCTATGGAAGAAGTGGCGGATGAAGTGATTTATCTGCCGAAGTCAGGAGATATTTTTACAAGCTCTTACAATGTTTTGCCCATGCAGTTGTTTGCCTACTATACAGCGGTGGAAAGAGGCTGTGATGTAGATAAGCCCAGAAATTTGGCAAAATCAGTAACTGTTGAATAA
- a CDS encoding GntR family transcriptional regulator — protein sequence MLDFTELVLNTVEPVYAQINEFVKRQIFLGKAKKGDPLPSRRELATQLKINPNTAQKAFRVLEDAGLVLTPKNTVSILYFDEDMLVEIQREMTGDLVAEFVKRLKENKLSLDEVLGLLQQEWQKGEQA from the coding sequence ATGTTAGATTTTACAGAACTGGTTCTAAATACGGTGGAACCGGTTTATGCGCAAATAAATGAATTTGTAAAACGGCAGATATTTTTGGGAAAAGCAAAGAAGGGAGACCCTTTGCCTTCCAGGCGTGAGTTGGCAACCCAGCTGAAAATCAATCCCAATACTGCGCAGAAGGCTTTCCGTGTTTTAGAGGATGCGGGATTGGTTCTAACGCCCAAAAATACCGTCAGTATCCTTTATTTTGACGAGGATATGCTTGTGGAGATACAACGGGAAATGACAGGGGATTTGGTTGCAGAGTTTGTAAAAAGGTTGAAAGAAAATAAATTATCCCTTGATGAGGTATTAGGATTGCTGCAACAGGAATGGCAAAAGGGGGAGCAGGCATGA
- a CDS encoding ATP-binding cassette domain-containing protein encodes MVEIENLYFTYANYQRVLENVSFSVPTGQIVAVLGANGAGKTTLLKLIAGLMKPDNNLEIKIDEKTPQQMTGKISYISEAGTYFNDLTPKAYGDFLQDFFLSFDRPYFDMLLEFFHLEERPVKKMSKGQRAKVEIAAGMAKRTPYIIMDEPFVGKDMFTRQDFMQALSGTLSGEETIFITTHEISEIENFVDRVIILKENTIAVDITMDDLRQEGKTIQELMKDIIGYQENGFYTYLDKIE; translated from the coding sequence ATGGTGGAGATAGAGAATTTATATTTTACCTATGCAAACTATCAAAGGGTTTTGGAAAATGTCTCCTTCAGTGTTCCCACTGGGCAGATTGTAGCGGTTTTGGGTGCAAATGGTGCGGGGAAAACCACACTTTTAAAGCTGATTGCCGGTTTGATGAAGCCTGACAACAATTTGGAGATTAAAATAGATGAAAAAACACCCCAGCAGATGACAGGGAAAATTTCGTACATCAGTGAGGCGGGAACATATTTTAACGACCTGACGCCCAAGGCGTATGGTGATTTTTTGCAAGATTTTTTTCTATCCTTTGACAGGCCTTACTTTGACATGCTTTTGGAATTTTTTCATTTAGAGGAACGACCCGTTAAAAAAATGTCAAAGGGGCAGAGGGCCAAGGTGGAAATTGCCGCAGGTATGGCAAAAAGAACGCCCTATATCATCATGGATGAACCCTTTGTGGGAAAGGATATGTTTACCCGACAGGATTTTATGCAGGCCTTATCGGGAACGCTGTCGGGAGAGGAAACGATTTTTATTACCACCCATGAAATAAGTGAAATTGAAAATTTTGTGGATCGGGTGATTATTTTAAAGGAAAATACAATTGCAGTTGATATTACTATGGATGACCTTCGTCAGGAGGGCAAGACTATTCAGGAGCTTATGAAGGATATTATTGGATATCAGGAAAATGGTTTTTATACTTATTTAGATAAAATTGAGTAG